A stretch of the Perca fluviatilis chromosome 17, GENO_Pfluv_1.0, whole genome shotgun sequence genome encodes the following:
- the LOC120545241 gene encoding ADP-ribosylation factor-like protein 3 isoform X1, translated as MGLLSILRRLKQSPEQEVRLLLLGLDNAGKTTLLKQLAAEDISHITPTQVQIGTHLVAESHTGFNIKSVQSSGFKLNVWDIGGQRKIRPYWRNYFEDTDVLIYVIDSSDRKRFEETSLELAELLEEEKLAAVPLLIFANKQDLVTASPASELAESLSLHTIRDRMWQVQACSAVTAEGVQDGMTWVCRNITFRKK; from the exons ATG GGCCTGTTGTCCATTCTTCGGAGGCTAAAGCAGTCTCCAGAACAGGAGGTGCGCTTACTGTTGCTCGGCTTGGACAATGCTGGCAAGACCACTCTGCTGAAACAGCTGGCAGCAGAAGATATCAGCCACATCACCCCCACACAAGTACAAATAGGCACACATCTAGTAGCTGAGTCACACACG GGCTTCAATATAAAAAGTGTTCAATCATCTGGCTTCAAGTTGAATGTTTGGGACATTGGAGGTCAGCGCAAGATCCGCCCCTACTGGAGGAATTATTTTGAAGACACGGATGTGCTG ATCTATGTGATTGACAGCTCAGACAGGAAAAGGTTTGAAGAGACAAGCCTG GAGCTGGCTGAGTTGCTGGAGGAGGAAAAGCTTGCTGCTGTGCCACTGCTAATCTTTGCCAACAAGCAGGACCTGGTGACAGCCTCCCCAGCGTCTGAGCTGGCAGAAAGTCTCAGTCTGCACACTATCCGGGATCGCATGTGGCAGGTCCAGGCCTGCTCAGCTGTCACTGCTGAGGGAGTGCAG GATGGCATGACCTGGGTTTGCAGAAATATAACGTTTCGGAAGAAATAA
- the LOC120545241 gene encoding ADP-ribosylation factor-like protein 3 isoform X2 translates to MGLLSILRRLKQSPEQEVRLLLLGLDNAGKTTLLKQLAAEDISHITPTQGFNIKSVQSSGFKLNVWDIGGQRKIRPYWRNYFEDTDVLIYVIDSSDRKRFEETSLELAELLEEEKLAAVPLLIFANKQDLVTASPASELAESLSLHTIRDRMWQVQACSAVTAEGVQDGMTWVCRNITFRKK, encoded by the exons ATG GGCCTGTTGTCCATTCTTCGGAGGCTAAAGCAGTCTCCAGAACAGGAGGTGCGCTTACTGTTGCTCGGCTTGGACAATGCTGGCAAGACCACTCTGCTGAAACAGCTGGCAGCAGAAGATATCAGCCACATCACCCCCACACAA GGCTTCAATATAAAAAGTGTTCAATCATCTGGCTTCAAGTTGAATGTTTGGGACATTGGAGGTCAGCGCAAGATCCGCCCCTACTGGAGGAATTATTTTGAAGACACGGATGTGCTG ATCTATGTGATTGACAGCTCAGACAGGAAAAGGTTTGAAGAGACAAGCCTG GAGCTGGCTGAGTTGCTGGAGGAGGAAAAGCTTGCTGCTGTGCCACTGCTAATCTTTGCCAACAAGCAGGACCTGGTGACAGCCTCCCCAGCGTCTGAGCTGGCAGAAAGTCTCAGTCTGCACACTATCCGGGATCGCATGTGGCAGGTCCAGGCCTGCTCAGCTGTCACTGCTGAGGGAGTGCAG GATGGCATGACCTGGGTTTGCAGAAATATAACGTTTCGGAAGAAATAA
- the pax8 gene encoding paired box protein Pax-8 isoform X4, with the protein MSNNAGRGHGGLNQLGGMFVNGRPLPEVIRQRIVDMAHQGVRPCDISRQLRVSHGCVSKILGRYYETGSIKPGVIGGSKPKVATPKVVDKIADYKRQNPTMFAWEIRDRLLAEGVCDSDTVPSVSSINRIIRTKVQQPFNLPLDGKGLSPGQTLIPSSAVTPPESPHSDSLGSTYSISGLLGIPQPSAEGKRSHDDSDQESCRHSVDSQGSAGVPRKQMRVDHFSTTQHLDCGFDRHHYPPDSFGSASSSKTEQTLYPLSLINGSLDEAKTSLSTSSSAIGRNLTAHQSYAMVTGRDMVSSTLPGYPPHIPSPAQSGYSTSAITGMVAAGTDYSGQTYSHSPYTSYSEAWRFTNSSILGSPYYYSTASRTAPPSAAYDHL; encoded by the exons ATGTCCAACAACGCTGGAAGAG GTCATGGGGGTCTTAACCAACTAGGTGGAATGTTTGTTAATGGACGTCCACTACCGGAGGTAATCCGGCAACGCATCGTGGACATGGCCCACCAGGGGGTTCGGCCCTGTGACATCTCCCGGCAGCTCCGAGTCAGCCACGGCTGCGTCAGCAAGATCCTGGGACG TTACTACGAGACAGGCAGCATCAAGCCTGGCGTGATCGGGGGCTCCAAGCCCAAGGTGGCCACCCCGAAGGTTGTGGATAAAATCGCAGACTACAAGAGGCAGAATCCCACCATGTTCGCCTGGGAAATCAGGGACAGACTGCTGGCGGAGGGAGTGTGTGACAGCGACACGGTGCCCAGCGTGAGCTCCATTAACAG AATAATTCGAACAAAGGTCCAGCAGCCATTCAATCTGCCTCTGGATGGAAAAGGCCTGAGTCCAGGGCAAACCTTAA tcCCGAGTTCAGCAGTCACCCCTCCCGAGTCTCCACATTCAGACTCTTTGGGCTCCACCTACTCCATCAGTGGCTTGTTGGGTATCCCCCAACCCAGCGCCGAGGGCAAGAGGAGCCATGATGACA gtGATCAGGAGAGTTGTCGGCACAGCGTGGACTCTCAGGGCAGTGCCGGCGTCCCGAGGAAACAGATGAGAGTGGATCACTTCTCAACCACGCAACATCTGGACTGTGGGTTTGATCGTCACCACTATCCCCCGGACTCATTCGGCTCTGCCTCCAGCAGTAAGacagagcag ACTTTGTACCCGCTGTCCCTCATTAATGGCAGCCTAGACGAAGCCAAGACCAGCCTCTCAACATCCAGCTCCGCCATTGGACGGAATCTGACGGCGCACCAGAGCTACGCCATGGTGACCG ggCGTGACATGGTGAGCTCCACCCTGCCGGGCTACCCACCTCACATCCCCTCCCCTGCCCAGTCAGGATACTCCACCTCTGCCATCACGGGCATGGTAGCAG CAGGCACAGATTACTCGGGTCAGACCTACAGCCATTCGCCCTACACCTCCTACAGTGAAGCCTGGAGGTTCACCAACTCCAGCATACTGG GTTCACCCTATTACTACAGCACGGCCTCCCGCACCGCCCCACCATCTGCCGCCTACGACCACCTTTAG
- the pax8 gene encoding paired box protein Pax-8 isoform X2: MSNNAGRGGMFVNGRPLPEVIRQRIVDMAHQGVRPCDISRQLRVSHGCVSKILGRYYETGSIKPGVIGGSKPKVATPKVVDKIADYKRQNPTMFAWEIRDRLLAEGVCDSDTVPSVSSINRIIRTKVQQPFNLPLDGKGLSPGQTLIPSSAVTPPESPHSDSLGSTYSISGLLGIPQPSAEGKRSHDDSDQESCRHSVDSQGSAGVPRKQMRVDHFSTTQHLDCGFDRHHYPPDSFGSASSSKTEQTLYPLSLINGSLDEAKTSLSTSSSAIGRNLTAHQSYAMVTEPLQSLPLCLKQEMSPEVTSTSPSPNMAASNLAFVELQSLQKPVSVSSSCSNSNHFPNAFNSFSHHAPVYGQFSSQSIISGRDMVSSTLPGYPPHIPSPAQSGYSTSAITGMVAAGTDYSGQTYSHSPYTSYSEAWRFTNSSILGSPYYYSTASRTAPPSAAYDHL, translated from the exons ATGTCCAACAACGCTGGAAGAG GTGGAATGTTTGTTAATGGACGTCCACTACCGGAGGTAATCCGGCAACGCATCGTGGACATGGCCCACCAGGGGGTTCGGCCCTGTGACATCTCCCGGCAGCTCCGAGTCAGCCACGGCTGCGTCAGCAAGATCCTGGGACG TTACTACGAGACAGGCAGCATCAAGCCTGGCGTGATCGGGGGCTCCAAGCCCAAGGTGGCCACCCCGAAGGTTGTGGATAAAATCGCAGACTACAAGAGGCAGAATCCCACCATGTTCGCCTGGGAAATCAGGGACAGACTGCTGGCGGAGGGAGTGTGTGACAGCGACACGGTGCCCAGCGTGAGCTCCATTAACAG AATAATTCGAACAAAGGTCCAGCAGCCATTCAATCTGCCTCTGGATGGAAAAGGCCTGAGTCCAGGGCAAACCTTAA tcCCGAGTTCAGCAGTCACCCCTCCCGAGTCTCCACATTCAGACTCTTTGGGCTCCACCTACTCCATCAGTGGCTTGTTGGGTATCCCCCAACCCAGCGCCGAGGGCAAGAGGAGCCATGATGACA gtGATCAGGAGAGTTGTCGGCACAGCGTGGACTCTCAGGGCAGTGCCGGCGTCCCGAGGAAACAGATGAGAGTGGATCACTTCTCAACCACGCAACATCTGGACTGTGGGTTTGATCGTCACCACTATCCCCCGGACTCATTCGGCTCTGCCTCCAGCAGTAAGacagagcag ACTTTGTACCCGCTGTCCCTCATTAATGGCAGCCTAGACGAAGCCAAGACCAGCCTCTCAACATCCAGCTCCGCCATTGGACGGAATCTGACGGCGCACCAGAGCTACGCCATGGTGACCG AGCCCCTACAGTCCCTGCCGCTCTGTCTAAAACAGGAAATGTCCCCAGAAGTGACCAGCACGAGCCCCTCCCCAAATATGGCAGCGTCCAACCTGGCATTCGTGGAGCTGCAGTCGCTGCAGAAGCCCGTTTCtgtcagcagcagctgcagcaactccaacCATTTCCCCAACGCCTTCAACTCATTCTCCCATCATGCACCGGTGTATGGGCAGTTCAGCAGTCAGTCTATCATCTCAG ggCGTGACATGGTGAGCTCCACCCTGCCGGGCTACCCACCTCACATCCCCTCCCCTGCCCAGTCAGGATACTCCACCTCTGCCATCACGGGCATGGTAGCAG CAGGCACAGATTACTCGGGTCAGACCTACAGCCATTCGCCCTACACCTCCTACAGTGAAGCCTGGAGGTTCACCAACTCCAGCATACTGG GTTCACCCTATTACTACAGCACGGCCTCCCGCACCGCCCCACCATCTGCCGCCTACGACCACCTTTAG
- the pax8 gene encoding paired box protein Pax-8 isoform X1, giving the protein MSNNAGRGHGGLNQLGGMFVNGRPLPEVIRQRIVDMAHQGVRPCDISRQLRVSHGCVSKILGRYYETGSIKPGVIGGSKPKVATPKVVDKIADYKRQNPTMFAWEIRDRLLAEGVCDSDTVPSVSSINRIIRTKVQQPFNLPLDGKGLSPGQTLIPSSAVTPPESPHSDSLGSTYSISGLLGIPQPSAEGKRSHDDSDQESCRHSVDSQGSAGVPRKQMRVDHFSTTQHLDCGFDRHHYPPDSFGSASSSKTEQTLYPLSLINGSLDEAKTSLSTSSSAIGRNLTAHQSYAMVTEPLQSLPLCLKQEMSPEVTSTSPSPNMAASNLAFVELQSLQKPVSVSSSCSNSNHFPNAFNSFSHHAPVYGQFSSQSIISGRDMVSSTLPGYPPHIPSPAQSGYSTSAITGMVAAGTDYSGQTYSHSPYTSYSEAWRFTNSSILGSPYYYSTASRTAPPSAAYDHL; this is encoded by the exons ATGTCCAACAACGCTGGAAGAG GTCATGGGGGTCTTAACCAACTAGGTGGAATGTTTGTTAATGGACGTCCACTACCGGAGGTAATCCGGCAACGCATCGTGGACATGGCCCACCAGGGGGTTCGGCCCTGTGACATCTCCCGGCAGCTCCGAGTCAGCCACGGCTGCGTCAGCAAGATCCTGGGACG TTACTACGAGACAGGCAGCATCAAGCCTGGCGTGATCGGGGGCTCCAAGCCCAAGGTGGCCACCCCGAAGGTTGTGGATAAAATCGCAGACTACAAGAGGCAGAATCCCACCATGTTCGCCTGGGAAATCAGGGACAGACTGCTGGCGGAGGGAGTGTGTGACAGCGACACGGTGCCCAGCGTGAGCTCCATTAACAG AATAATTCGAACAAAGGTCCAGCAGCCATTCAATCTGCCTCTGGATGGAAAAGGCCTGAGTCCAGGGCAAACCTTAA tcCCGAGTTCAGCAGTCACCCCTCCCGAGTCTCCACATTCAGACTCTTTGGGCTCCACCTACTCCATCAGTGGCTTGTTGGGTATCCCCCAACCCAGCGCCGAGGGCAAGAGGAGCCATGATGACA gtGATCAGGAGAGTTGTCGGCACAGCGTGGACTCTCAGGGCAGTGCCGGCGTCCCGAGGAAACAGATGAGAGTGGATCACTTCTCAACCACGCAACATCTGGACTGTGGGTTTGATCGTCACCACTATCCCCCGGACTCATTCGGCTCTGCCTCCAGCAGTAAGacagagcag ACTTTGTACCCGCTGTCCCTCATTAATGGCAGCCTAGACGAAGCCAAGACCAGCCTCTCAACATCCAGCTCCGCCATTGGACGGAATCTGACGGCGCACCAGAGCTACGCCATGGTGACCG AGCCCCTACAGTCCCTGCCGCTCTGTCTAAAACAGGAAATGTCCCCAGAAGTGACCAGCACGAGCCCCTCCCCAAATATGGCAGCGTCCAACCTGGCATTCGTGGAGCTGCAGTCGCTGCAGAAGCCCGTTTCtgtcagcagcagctgcagcaactccaacCATTTCCCCAACGCCTTCAACTCATTCTCCCATCATGCACCGGTGTATGGGCAGTTCAGCAGTCAGTCTATCATCTCAG ggCGTGACATGGTGAGCTCCACCCTGCCGGGCTACCCACCTCACATCCCCTCCCCTGCCCAGTCAGGATACTCCACCTCTGCCATCACGGGCATGGTAGCAG CAGGCACAGATTACTCGGGTCAGACCTACAGCCATTCGCCCTACACCTCCTACAGTGAAGCCTGGAGGTTCACCAACTCCAGCATACTGG GTTCACCCTATTACTACAGCACGGCCTCCCGCACCGCCCCACCATCTGCCGCCTACGACCACCTTTAG
- the pax8 gene encoding paired box protein Pax-8 isoform X3: MFVNGRPLPEVIRQRIVDMAHQGVRPCDISRQLRVSHGCVSKILGRYYETGSIKPGVIGGSKPKVATPKVVDKIADYKRQNPTMFAWEIRDRLLAEGVCDSDTVPSVSSINRIIRTKVQQPFNLPLDGKGLSPGQTLIPSSAVTPPESPHSDSLGSTYSISGLLGIPQPSAEGKRSHDDSDQESCRHSVDSQGSAGVPRKQMRVDHFSTTQHLDCGFDRHHYPPDSFGSASSSKTEQTLYPLSLINGSLDEAKTSLSTSSSAIGRNLTAHQSYAMVTEPLQSLPLCLKQEMSPEVTSTSPSPNMAASNLAFVELQSLQKPVSVSSSCSNSNHFPNAFNSFSHHAPVYGQFSSQSIISGRDMVSSTLPGYPPHIPSPAQSGYSTSAITGMVAAGTDYSGQTYSHSPYTSYSEAWRFTNSSILGSPYYYSTASRTAPPSAAYDHL, encoded by the exons ATGTTTGTTAATGGACGTCCACTACCGGAGGTAATCCGGCAACGCATCGTGGACATGGCCCACCAGGGGGTTCGGCCCTGTGACATCTCCCGGCAGCTCCGAGTCAGCCACGGCTGCGTCAGCAAGATCCTGGGACG TTACTACGAGACAGGCAGCATCAAGCCTGGCGTGATCGGGGGCTCCAAGCCCAAGGTGGCCACCCCGAAGGTTGTGGATAAAATCGCAGACTACAAGAGGCAGAATCCCACCATGTTCGCCTGGGAAATCAGGGACAGACTGCTGGCGGAGGGAGTGTGTGACAGCGACACGGTGCCCAGCGTGAGCTCCATTAACAG AATAATTCGAACAAAGGTCCAGCAGCCATTCAATCTGCCTCTGGATGGAAAAGGCCTGAGTCCAGGGCAAACCTTAA tcCCGAGTTCAGCAGTCACCCCTCCCGAGTCTCCACATTCAGACTCTTTGGGCTCCACCTACTCCATCAGTGGCTTGTTGGGTATCCCCCAACCCAGCGCCGAGGGCAAGAGGAGCCATGATGACA gtGATCAGGAGAGTTGTCGGCACAGCGTGGACTCTCAGGGCAGTGCCGGCGTCCCGAGGAAACAGATGAGAGTGGATCACTTCTCAACCACGCAACATCTGGACTGTGGGTTTGATCGTCACCACTATCCCCCGGACTCATTCGGCTCTGCCTCCAGCAGTAAGacagagcag ACTTTGTACCCGCTGTCCCTCATTAATGGCAGCCTAGACGAAGCCAAGACCAGCCTCTCAACATCCAGCTCCGCCATTGGACGGAATCTGACGGCGCACCAGAGCTACGCCATGGTGACCG AGCCCCTACAGTCCCTGCCGCTCTGTCTAAAACAGGAAATGTCCCCAGAAGTGACCAGCACGAGCCCCTCCCCAAATATGGCAGCGTCCAACCTGGCATTCGTGGAGCTGCAGTCGCTGCAGAAGCCCGTTTCtgtcagcagcagctgcagcaactccaacCATTTCCCCAACGCCTTCAACTCATTCTCCCATCATGCACCGGTGTATGGGCAGTTCAGCAGTCAGTCTATCATCTCAG ggCGTGACATGGTGAGCTCCACCCTGCCGGGCTACCCACCTCACATCCCCTCCCCTGCCCAGTCAGGATACTCCACCTCTGCCATCACGGGCATGGTAGCAG CAGGCACAGATTACTCGGGTCAGACCTACAGCCATTCGCCCTACACCTCCTACAGTGAAGCCTGGAGGTTCACCAACTCCAGCATACTGG GTTCACCCTATTACTACAGCACGGCCTCCCGCACCGCCCCACCATCTGCCGCCTACGACCACCTTTAG